One region of Daphnia pulicaria isolate SC F1-1A chromosome 7, SC_F0-13Bv2, whole genome shotgun sequence genomic DNA includes:
- the LOC124349548 gene encoding importin subunit alpha-8-like, with amino-acid sequence MFFFIDKKSKETVRQPNKKIRYHEFGSGVLGEELKAQVDLSSISCINCNGPHHIKNCPFPKNPLKIRANLAALKRRRARYFHCESLECLDEPHSSPQKQNEMAALNMGITDIVNGISSRDKRRECIATHAARKVFGNTCNPAQITNLLEAGVVSKLVTFLGHFGSIDLQSESAWALHNLISSTPSHTKAVVSAGAVAALIAVLFEKNYQNGYIRVTRNYHLIEPALLALTNIAEEGAESRDVVIGQGIINSLLNLLRNGSSTLCLRYIAKLCCSLSRNLTNIVAVGQILPAIFQLLNEEDTHILSETCWALSRLTDGHRDCIQEVMDAGIVGRLILLMDSVEETVVLPVLRIVSNIVFGSVTQTNSVLAAGACPLLVKLLAHCNLSIVQDAARILSNIAAGNTVQIQTLISNNVICPLLDVFEDGNLKVQKQVAWAITNIIMGMASPYPKVNKHAILNLCKLAGNGPDRRERFMEHGIVKPLINYMKDDSSVELMRNTTWTISCLCRKDFKITAVQQIFPTLALLLDCNDQEILVNICTTFTYLKEPQEIQSVVDAGVLPRLVALLNRKEVEILTPLHEIIQNFVRSSETIQGLVLASGANELLVNLMNNSHF; translated from the exons atgttttttttcatcgacaAAAAGAGTAAAGAAACTGTACGACAGCCCAATAAAAAGATTCGTTATCATGAATTCGGTAGCGGAGTTCTTGGTGAGGAATTGAAGGCCCAAGTCGATTTGAGCTCTATATCCTGCATCAATTGCAATGGACCCCATCATATAAAAAATTGTCCGTTTCCCAAAAATCCACTGAAAATTCGGGCAAACCTTGCGGCTCTTAAAAGAAGACG GGCACGGTATTTTCATTGTGAATCACTTGAATGTCTTGATGAacctcacagcagccctcaaAAACAGAATGAAATGGCTGCATTAAACATGGGGATCACAGACATTGTTAATG GCATCAGCAGTCGtgataaaagaagagaatgcATTGCTACCCATGCTGCACGTAAAGTCTTTGGCAATACATGTAATCCTGCTCAAATTACTAATCTGTTAGAGGCTGGAGTTGTTTCTAAACTAGTAACATTTCTTGGTCATTTTGGCAG CATTGATCTTCAATCTGAATCAGCCTGGGCTCTTCACAACTTGATATCATCCACACCTTCACACACTAAAGCTGTCGTCAGTGCTGGAGCTGTAGCAGCACTAATTGCAGTGTTGTTTGAGAAGAATTATCAGAATGGTTATATCCGTGTGACAAGAAATTACCATTTAATAGAGCCTGCTTTGCTTGCATTGACAAATATTGCCGAAGAAGGGGCGGAGTCAAGGGATGTCGTAATTGGCCAGGGCATAATCAATTCATTGCTTAACTTGCTCAGAAATGGCTCTTCG actctgtgtttgcgtTATATTGCTAAGCTGTGCTGCAGCCTAAGTCGCAACCTTACCAATATCGTTGCGGTCGgacaaattcttcctgctatTTTTCAACTTCTGAACGAAGAGGACACCCACATTTTGTCGGAGACTTGCTGGGCCCTTTCACGACTCACTGATGGCCATAGAGATTGTATACAAGAAGTCATGGACGCTGGGATTGTCGGTCGTCTCATTCTATTAATGGATTCCGTTGAAGAAACAGTTGTCCTACCTGTTTTAAGGATTGTTAGTAACATCGTGTTTGGTAGCGTTACTCAAACGAATTCTGTCCTGGCTGCTGGTGCCTGTCCGTTGCTGGTCAAGCTGCTTGCTCATTGCAACTTGAGTATTGTACAAGATGCTGCGCGGATCTTGTCGAATATTGCTGCTGGCAACACCGTCCAGATCCAAACTCTCATTTCAAACAACGTCATTTGCCCATTACTGGATGTTTTTGAGGACGGCAACTTAAAGGTCCAAAAGCAAGTAGCTTGGGCTATCACGAACATCATAATGGGTATGGCTTCGCCTTACCCAAAAGTTAACAAACATGCTATTCTCAATCTATGCAAACTTGCTGGCAACGGACCAGATCGCCGGGAACGCTTTATGGAGCACGGCATTGTGAAGCCGCTGATAAACTACATGAAAGATGATTCATcg GTTGAATTGATGAGGAATACAACCTGGACCATCTCCTGCCTGTGCCGGAAGGATTTCAAGATCACCGCTGTCCAGCAGatttttccaactctggctCTCCTTCTAGACTGCAACGACCAAGAGATACTGGTAAACATCTGCACTACGTTCACCTACCTCAAAGAACCTCAAGAAATTCAGTCTGTTGTGGACGCTGGGGTCCTCCCACGACTCGTTGCCTTATTGAACCGAAAAGAGGTGGAAATCCTCACTCCGCTCCatgaaattattcaaaatttcgTTCGCAGCAGCGAAACTATCCAGGGTTTAGTTTTGGCTTCTGGTGCAAATGAGCTTCTAGTCAATCTGATGAACAActcacatttttaa